Genomic segment of Spirochaetota bacterium:
ATCATCCTTCCCTGGTATAACAATTATTGCTCCCCATCGTCGCTGTGCAAGTGTATGCACTGCATGAGCTATTTCATTTATAAATCCGGATGATTGTTTAAGAAGTTTTTTTATTCGGAATGCAGAGGCTGTCCTTTCAAAGATTTTTCTAATTTCGGGCTGAAAGATTATGATCAAAGCAATCAGTGCAATATTGCTCACATTGTTAAACACCCATTCAACCCCGGGGAGTCTGATAAAACGCGCCACAAGATAAAATAATAATGCAACAACAATACCAAGACCTATACGCCATGAACCCGAGGAACGCAGAGTTGTGTAGAACAAAAATACAATAAATGATAGAATGGGAATATCAATTAAACTGCGCCAGTCTAATAATGTTACTAGTGTCTGAATATTCATATTTTTGCTTCTTTCTTAATTGAAAGTATTTTTTTCACAAAAGAAATTTTATGCAATTACTTTTTTACACTATGATTCAAAGAAACAAAATTTGTTACAGTAACTATCGCTATATTTATTTTTTTATTGATTTTTACTATCATGAAATATTTATTAAAGCTCAAGGCAGATATGTATAGTAGTTATCAAATACAATAAATGTAAGGAGATAGTATATGTCATCAAAACATAATGAAATACAATTCCCAAAGGGGTTTTTATGGGGCACAGCTACTGCTGCCCATCAGATAGAAGGCGGGAACACCAACAACAACTGGTGGCTATTTGAAAAGTCAGGAAAAATAAAAAACAACGATAGTGCACTGGTTGCATGCGACCACTGGAATCGATACAAACAGGATTTTGACCTTTTGAAAAAACTCAACTGTAATGCATACCGAATGTCAATTGAATGGTCGCGCATTTTTCCGCAACCAGGCATACTGGACAAAAAGGCACTTGACCACTATCAAAAAATGATTGATGAGCTTTTAAAACGCAAAATTACGCCATTTGTTACGCTGCTTCACTTTACATTGCCCATATGGTGGTTTAATGAAGGTGGCCTGCTTAATCGCGATAAAAAACATTTAGAACATTTTGCCCAATTCTGCCGTGTTTTGGCAACCACATTCAAAGGAAAAGTCAAATTCTGGAATACAATTAATGAACCAAGCATTGTCATGCTGGGATACATCACCGACATGTTTGCACCTGGTGAAAAAAACCTAATTAAGGCAGTAAAAGCACTTGGCACTGTTATGCTCATGCATGCTATCGCATATCATACAATAAAATCTGTAGACCGCGATGCTAAAATTGGGATAGTCCATAATGTGCAAATACCCATGCCATATAATCCAAAAAGCTTTCTTGACAATCTGCTGGCAAAATTTGTCGATTATCTTTTCAACGGTGCTGTCATTAGAGCCTTGAAAAAAGGCAAGCTACCATTTCAGTTATTTAGCACTCATAACCAACTTATAAACTCTAATGATTTTATTGGCCTTAATTTTTATAACTTTTTACGGGTTTCTCTTAAACTAAAAGACATTGCTACATCGTCAACCGACAACCCTGTATGTGGGCATGATAAACTATGTGCAGGCCTTGGCTGGGAGCCTTATCCCGAAGGTTTTTACCTTGCTATTAAGCG
This window contains:
- a CDS encoding glycoside hydrolase family 1 protein; its protein translation is MSSKHNEIQFPKGFLWGTATAAHQIEGGNTNNNWWLFEKSGKIKNNDSALVACDHWNRYKQDFDLLKKLNCNAYRMSIEWSRIFPQPGILDKKALDHYQKMIDELLKRKITPFVTLLHFTLPIWWFNEGGLLNRDKKHLEHFAQFCRVLATTFKGKVKFWNTINEPSIVMLGYITDMFAPGEKNLIKAVKALGTVMLMHAIAYHTIKSVDRDAKIGIVHNVQIPMPYNPKSFLDNLLAKFVDYLFNGAVIRALKKGKLPFQLFSTHNQLINSNDFIGLNFYNFLRVSLKLKDIATSSTDNPVCGHDKLCAGLGWEPYPEGFYLAIKRLHQAFPNLPLYITENGIGTDNDAWRQNVLIDHLTMMAKAIQEGVDIKGYFHWSLIDNFEWAQGYMSRFGLVHVDFKSQKRTIKPSGKLYAQIAKANALKASILKKFPQDIYRPQF